The following coding sequences lie in one Pseudomonas monsensis genomic window:
- a CDS encoding MraY family glycosyltransferase, translating to MKYGWFIAFIALLSLALTWALRHYALSRSLMDIPNARSSHSVPTPRGGGVAIVLTFTLALVFLWWRDLIAVSQFCAIAGAGALVAVIGFMDDHGHIAARWRLLGHFVAAGWLLVWLGGLPALRFAGVVVDLGVVGHVLAAFYLVWLLNLYNFMDGIDGIASVEAICVCLGACLLGWLGGWPQMVWAPLLLAVCVGGFLFWNFPPARIFMGDAGSGFLGIVLGGLSLQAATQSAELLWGWLILLGVFIVDATFTLFRRLLRGDKVYEAHRSHAYQYASRRFGSHLPVTMAVGVINMFWLLPIAVAVTRFGLDGSLGVIVAYAPLLGLAIRYRAGELEKS from the coding sequence ATGAAGTACGGATGGTTCATCGCGTTCATCGCGCTTCTCTCCCTGGCGCTGACCTGGGCTCTGCGTCATTACGCACTGTCGCGCAGCCTGATGGATATTCCCAACGCTCGCAGTTCGCACTCAGTGCCAACCCCGCGTGGCGGTGGGGTGGCAATCGTCCTGACGTTCACTCTGGCGCTGGTGTTCCTGTGGTGGCGGGATCTGATCGCGGTCTCGCAATTCTGCGCGATTGCCGGGGCCGGGGCGCTGGTCGCCGTGATCGGTTTCATGGATGACCACGGCCACATCGCCGCGCGCTGGCGGCTGTTGGGCCATTTTGTTGCGGCTGGCTGGTTGCTCGTATGGCTGGGAGGCTTGCCTGCCCTGCGGTTCGCAGGCGTGGTGGTTGATCTGGGCGTGGTCGGCCATGTGCTGGCGGCGTTTTACCTGGTCTGGCTGCTCAACCTTTATAACTTCATGGATGGCATCGACGGCATCGCCAGTGTCGAAGCCATTTGCGTGTGTCTCGGTGCCTGCCTGCTTGGCTGGCTCGGCGGCTGGCCGCAAATGGTCTGGGCACCGCTGTTGCTGGCGGTTTGCGTCGGTGGCTTCCTGTTCTGGAACTTCCCGCCCGCGAGGATTTTCATGGGCGACGCCGGCAGCGGCTTCCTCGGCATCGTGCTGGGAGGTCTGTCGTTACAGGCAGCCACCCAGAGTGCCGAGTTGCTGTGGGGTTGGCTGATTCTGCTGGGCGTCTTCATTGTCGATGCAACATTTACCCTGTTTCGGCGTCTGTTGCGGGGCGACAAGGTGTATGAAGCGCACCGCAGCCATGCCTATCAGTATGCCTCTCGTCGGTTCGGCAGTCATCTGCCCGTCACTATGGCCGTTGGCGTGATCAATATGTTCTGGCTGCTGCCTATTGCTGTCGCGGTCACCCGTTTCGGGCTGGACGGCAGCCTGGGCGTCATTGTCGCCTATGCTCCATTGCTGGGCCTTGCAATCAGGTATCGCGCAGGTGAGCTCGAAAAAAGCTGA
- a CDS encoding UDP-glucose 4-epimerase family protein — MSTKTFLVTGGSGFVGRALIKQLAASAQRCVVAPVRHREASLAPDVRQVPWAGLGSGEDLTEALQGVDCVIHAAARVHVMNEAVADPLAAFRQVNVEGTLELARQAAAAQVRRFIFISSIKVNGEGTPPGRAYTADDVPAPVDPYGISKYEAEQALLALAGATGMEVVIIRPVLVYGPGVKANFLSMMRWLERGVPLPFGAVDNRRSLVALDNLVDLVLTCTEHPAAANQVFLASDGEDVSTTRLLRSLGVALGRHARLLPVPVWLMRGVARWLGREALSQRLFGSLKVDISKNRQLLNWVPPVTFDRALSLTAQHFLDNRQT; from the coding sequence GTGAGCACCAAGACATTTCTGGTAACTGGTGGCAGTGGTTTTGTGGGGCGGGCACTGATCAAGCAACTGGCGGCGTCAGCGCAGCGATGCGTGGTTGCCCCGGTGCGACATAGGGAGGCATCCCTTGCGCCGGACGTGCGTCAGGTTCCGTGGGCCGGTCTGGGGAGCGGGGAGGACCTGACTGAAGCCTTGCAGGGCGTCGATTGCGTCATTCATGCCGCGGCACGGGTCCACGTCATGAACGAGGCGGTCGCCGATCCGCTGGCAGCGTTTCGTCAGGTCAATGTCGAAGGCACTCTGGAACTGGCGCGTCAGGCCGCAGCGGCGCAGGTCAGGCGTTTCATTTTCATCAGTTCGATCAAGGTCAACGGTGAAGGCACGCCACCCGGCCGTGCGTATACGGCCGACGACGTGCCGGCGCCAGTCGATCCCTACGGGATTTCCAAGTACGAGGCTGAGCAGGCTTTGCTGGCGCTGGCCGGGGCGACCGGGATGGAGGTCGTCATCATCCGTCCGGTGCTGGTCTACGGACCCGGCGTCAAGGCCAACTTTCTCAGCATGATGCGCTGGCTGGAACGCGGGGTGCCGCTGCCATTCGGCGCTGTCGACAACCGGCGCAGCCTGGTGGCCCTCGATAACCTGGTCGACCTGGTGTTGACTTGCACTGAGCATCCGGCTGCGGCAAATCAGGTTTTCCTCGCCAGTGACGGCGAAGACGTGTCAACCACGCGCTTGTTGCGCTCGCTGGGTGTGGCGCTGGGCCGGCACGCCCGCCTGCTGCCGGTGCCGGTCTGGCTGATGCGTGGCGTTGCCCGTTGGCTGGGGCGTGAGGCACTGTCGCAAAGGCTCTTCGGTTCGCTGAAGGTCGATATCAGCAAAAACCGCCAACTATTGAACTGGGTGCCTCCGGTCACCTTCGATCGCGCCTTGAGTCTGACGGCGCAGCATTTTCTGGATAATCGCCAAACATGA
- a CDS encoding DegT/DnrJ/EryC1/StrS family aminotransferase: MQQINNLAAKIDKFQSQINSSVQRVVASGWVILGPEVKRFEAAFAQYLNAGHCVSVANGTDAIELALKALGIEKGDSVATVANAGMYTTTSVLAIGATPVFMDVDLHTHVVTLDGVKQAIEAGAKAVVVTHLYGLAVPEIKAIADYCATHSIPLLEDCAQAHGAERDGQRVGTFGDASSFSFYPTKNLGALGDGGAVVTNSAAIAQRVAQLRQYGWSSKYCVELDGARNSRLDEMQAAILSEFLPHLDAGNARRREIAARYRNEIRHSDISHAQDAGLASVAHLYVIKSPKRDALQLHLREAQIASDVHYPIPDYKQPVFGQQFAGLSLANTEQLASLILTLPCYPEMTDEEVSNVITAVNGWTA; encoded by the coding sequence ATGCAGCAAATCAACAACCTTGCAGCGAAGATAGACAAGTTTCAGTCGCAAATTAACTCTTCGGTGCAACGGGTGGTCGCCAGCGGCTGGGTGATTTTGGGGCCGGAAGTCAAACGCTTTGAAGCAGCCTTTGCGCAATACCTGAACGCCGGTCATTGCGTCAGCGTCGCCAACGGCACCGACGCCATCGAACTGGCGCTCAAGGCGCTCGGCATCGAGAAAGGCGACTCCGTGGCCACTGTTGCCAACGCCGGCATGTACACCACCACCTCGGTGCTGGCCATCGGCGCCACGCCTGTGTTCATGGATGTCGACCTGCACACCCACGTCGTCACCCTGGACGGCGTCAAACAGGCTATCGAGGCCGGCGCCAAAGCCGTGGTCGTGACCCACCTGTATGGCCTGGCAGTACCGGAAATCAAAGCGATCGCCGACTACTGCGCCACGCACAGCATTCCGCTGCTGGAAGACTGCGCCCAGGCGCATGGCGCCGAACGCGATGGTCAGCGCGTCGGCACGTTCGGCGATGCGTCCAGCTTCAGCTTCTACCCGACCAAAAACCTTGGTGCACTCGGCGATGGCGGTGCCGTTGTGACCAACTCTGCGGCCATCGCTCAGCGCGTGGCCCAATTGCGCCAGTACGGCTGGTCTTCCAAGTATTGCGTTGAACTGGACGGCGCCCGTAACAGCCGCCTCGATGAAATGCAGGCAGCAATTTTGTCCGAATTCCTGCCGCACCTTGATGCAGGCAATGCCCGCCGTCGCGAGATTGCAGCGCGCTATCGCAACGAAATCCGCCACAGCGACATCAGTCATGCGCAGGACGCGGGCCTGGCGTCGGTTGCCCACCTGTATGTGATCAAGTCGCCGAAGCGCGACGCTCTGCAATTGCACCTGCGCGAGGCGCAGATCGCCTCCGACGTCCACTACCCGATCCCGGACTACAAGCAACCGGTATTCGGCCAGCAGTTCGCCGGACTCAGCCTGGCCAATACCGAGCAACTGGCTTCGCTGATCCTGACCCTGCCTTGCTACCCGGAAATGACCGACGAGGAAGTCAGCAACGTGATCACCGCAGTCAACGGATGGACTGCATGA
- a CDS encoding glycosyltransferase family 2 protein codes for MRYSVIVPVYKNADSIPRLIQALTDMNTALENQLEVVFVVDGSPDDSFLLLKQALGSMRFSAQLLAHSRNFGSFPAIRTGLMAAKGDYFGVMAADLQEPPELLISFFRSLSNDECDVAIGTRNARQDPLSSRMASSIFWGLYRRLVVHDMPKGGVDIFGCNKAFREQLLQLNESRSSLIALIFWLGFRRKFIEYERQTRLEGKSAWTFKKKLEYMMDSVFAFTDYPIRLLTRMGAMGSLISLFIGLMVIVAKLSGAIEVPGYAATMSVVLLLGTLNLLGIGLVGTYAWRAYENSKQRPLAIVCMKLDNKENPSV; via the coding sequence ATGAGATATTCCGTCATCGTTCCCGTCTATAAAAACGCTGATTCGATTCCCCGATTGATCCAGGCCCTGACGGACATGAACACCGCGCTCGAGAACCAGCTCGAGGTGGTGTTTGTGGTGGATGGCAGCCCTGACGACTCGTTCCTGCTGCTCAAACAGGCATTGGGCAGCATGCGTTTCTCGGCCCAACTGCTGGCCCATTCGCGAAACTTCGGTTCGTTCCCCGCTATTCGTACCGGTCTGATGGCCGCCAAAGGCGATTATTTCGGAGTGATGGCGGCCGACCTGCAAGAGCCGCCCGAGCTGTTGATCAGCTTTTTCAGATCGCTGTCCAACGATGAGTGCGACGTCGCCATCGGCACCCGCAATGCCCGCCAGGATCCGCTCTCGAGCCGCATGGCCTCGTCGATTTTCTGGGGCCTGTACCGCCGTCTGGTGGTCCATGACATGCCCAAGGGCGGCGTCGACATCTTCGGCTGCAACAAGGCCTTCCGCGAACAACTGCTGCAACTGAACGAATCGCGCTCGTCGCTGATCGCCCTGATTTTCTGGCTGGGCTTTCGCCGCAAGTTTATCGAGTACGAGCGCCAGACCCGACTCGAAGGCAAGTCGGCCTGGACCTTCAAGAAAAAACTCGAATACATGATGGACAGCGTGTTCGCGTTCACCGACTACCCGATCCGGCTGCTGACGCGCATGGGCGCGATGGGCTCGCTGATTTCGCTGTTTATCGGCTTGATGGTGATCGTTGCAAAACTGTCAGGTGCCATTGAAGTGCCGGGTTATGCCGCGACCATGTCGGTGGTGCTGCTGCTCGGCACGCTGAATCTGCTCGGGATAGGCCTGGTGGGCACGTATGCCTGGCGCGCCTACGAAAACAGCAAACAACGGCCTCTGGCGATCGTTTGCATGAAACTCGATAACAAGGAGAACCCAAGTGTCTGA
- a CDS encoding WxcM-like domain-containing protein, translated as MSEPFIHASADVKSKNIGKNTRIWQYVVVFPDAVIGDDVNVCSHSLIENDVVIGDRTTIKSGVYVWDGLRIGSDVFIGPNATFTNDKFPRSKVYPESFSQTVIQDGASIGGGAVILPGITIGTGAMVGAGAVVTKSVPPYAIVTGSPARITGYVENSASSDASKTPTQKPQEQEDAVVRLGVGDVTTHRFKYIADMRGDLSVGEFHKEIPFTPKRYFLVFNVPSQKTRGEHAHHKCHQFLICVKGSCAVVVDDGTNRAEVMLDAPNKGIYLPPLIWGIQYKYSEDAVLLVFTSDYYDADDYIRDYSEFTKLTAKKSAL; from the coding sequence GTGTCTGAGCCTTTCATCCATGCCAGCGCTGACGTAAAAAGCAAGAACATCGGTAAAAACACGCGCATCTGGCAGTACGTGGTGGTGTTCCCGGACGCAGTGATCGGCGACGACGTGAACGTTTGTTCGCACTCCTTGATCGAAAACGATGTGGTCATCGGCGATCGTACTACCATCAAATCCGGTGTGTACGTGTGGGACGGCCTGCGCATCGGCTCCGACGTGTTCATCGGTCCGAACGCCACGTTCACCAACGACAAGTTTCCGCGCTCCAAGGTCTACCCCGAGTCGTTCTCGCAGACAGTCATCCAGGACGGCGCCTCGATTGGCGGCGGCGCAGTGATTCTGCCTGGCATCACCATCGGTACCGGCGCCATGGTTGGCGCAGGTGCGGTCGTGACCAAATCCGTGCCACCGTACGCCATCGTTACCGGCTCTCCGGCGCGCATCACCGGCTACGTGGAAAATTCCGCCTCCAGCGATGCCAGCAAAACCCCGACACAAAAGCCGCAAGAGCAGGAAGACGCAGTTGTCCGCCTCGGCGTGGGCGATGTCACCACTCACCGCTTCAAATACATTGCGGACATGCGTGGCGATCTCTCCGTCGGTGAGTTCCACAAGGAAATCCCCTTCACGCCCAAGCGCTACTTCCTGGTCTTCAACGTACCAAGCCAGAAAACCCGTGGCGAGCACGCTCACCACAAATGCCACCAGTTTCTGATTTGCGTGAAAGGCAGTTGCGCCGTAGTCGTGGATGACGGCACCAACCGTGCAGAAGTCATGCTGGACGCCCCGAACAAAGGCATCTACCTGCCACCACTGATCTGGGGCATTCAGTACAAATATTCTGAAGACGCGGTCTTGCTGGTGTTCACCTCCGACTACTACGACGCGGACGACTACATCCGTGACTATTCAGAGTTCACCAAGCTGACCGCAAAAAAATCCGCACTGTGA
- a CDS encoding GtrA family protein produces MNTLKNNPQVRRWISFLIGGGLNTGLTYCLYLLLSYLIDYQIAYAIAYVAGIVFAYFFNSKVVFKVEHSLLGMLIYPTIYLVQYIFGALLLNLLVEHLHLHKAIAPILVILLLLPSSYLLNKIVLKATHKTKPAKD; encoded by the coding sequence GTGAATACACTGAAAAACAATCCGCAAGTTCGCCGCTGGATCAGCTTTCTGATCGGCGGCGGACTTAATACCGGACTGACTTACTGCCTTTATTTATTGCTCAGCTATCTGATCGACTATCAGATAGCTTATGCAATTGCTTACGTGGCCGGGATCGTCTTCGCCTACTTTTTCAACTCGAAAGTGGTATTCAAGGTCGAACATTCGCTGCTTGGCATGCTCATTTATCCGACCATTTATCTTGTGCAATACATTTTTGGCGCCCTGCTCCTTAACCTTTTGGTCGAGCACTTGCACCTGCACAAGGCGATTGCCCCGATTCTCGTCATCTTGCTGCTCCTACCCTCAAGTTACCTTTTAAACAAAATCGTTCTTAAGGCAACTCACAAAACAAAGCCCGCGAAGGATTAA